In a single window of the Zonotrichia leucophrys gambelii isolate GWCS_2022_RI chromosome 2, RI_Zleu_2.0, whole genome shotgun sequence genome:
- the ACBD7 gene encoding acyl-CoA-binding domain-containing protein 7: MTLQADFDGAAEDVKKLKTRPTDEELKELYGFYKQATVGDINIECPGMLDLKGKAKWEAWNLKKGLSKEDAMNAYISKARAMVEKYGI; the protein is encoded by the exons GCTGACTTTGATGGTGCTGCAGaagatgtaaaaaaattaaaaacaagaccAACTGATGAAGAACTGAAGGAACTATATGGATTCTACAAACAGGCTACTGTTGGAGATATTAATATTG AATGTCCAGGAATGCTAGATTTGAAAGGCAAAGCCAAATGGGAGGCATGGAACCTGAAAAAAG GTTTATCAAAGGAGGATGCCATGAATGCCTATATCTCTAAAGCAAGAGCAATGGTAGAAAAATATGGGATCTAG
- the OLAH gene encoding S-acyl fatty acid synthase thioesterase, medium chain isoform X3 produces the protein MFCIRLPGRETRLEEPFAKDMTSVVNEITSVLLKELKEKPFAFFGHSFGTYMSFAVALHLKKKYGLEPVHLFMSAAHSPNSAAYLAVKSIVLPDGPNDLLAIMEILGGNFELPHDEDLWRDTALTFKEDAKLFQTCSFEKTEMNIPFSCDITYFCGSDDKIYDAKGWQELTSGDTSFYELPGDHLYLLKPSNESFLIKHMTRSIENGL, from the exons A TGTTCTGTATAAGGCTTCCTGGAAGAGAAACTCGTCTTGAAGAGCCTTTTGCAAAAGACATGACAAGTGTAGTTAATGAAATTACAAGTGTTTTGTTAAAAGAATTGAAAGAAAAACCATTTGCATTTTTTGGTCACAG ttttggaACTTACATGAGTTTTGCTGTTGCacttcatctgaaaaaaaagtacGGACTGGAGCCAGTCCATCTTTTCATGTCAGCAGCACACTCCCCAAAT TCTGCAGCATATCTTGCTGTCAAAAGCATAGTCCTACCTGATGGACCCAATGACCTTCTTGCAATTATGGAGATTCTAGGAGGAAATTTTGAGCTTCCACATGATGAAGACCTTTGGAGGGATACGGCGCTTACTTTCAAAGAAGATGCCAAACTTTTTCAGACGTGTTC ATTTGAGAAGACAGAAATGAATATCCCCTTCTCCTGTGATATTACCTACTTTTGTGGATCTGATGATAAAATATATGATGCAAAAG GTTGGCAAGAACTAACGAGTGGAGATACTTCCTTTTATGAGCTTCCTGGAGATCACCTTTATCTGCTGAAACCCTCTAATGAAAGCTTCTTGATAAAACACATGACAAGAAGCATAGAAAATGGTCTATGA